One genomic window of Pseudoxanthomonas sp. includes the following:
- a CDS encoding DMT family transporter: MDNATRGWINGGIGVAIFAGSLPATRVAVSGFSPVFLTCARASIAAALALALLTLLRQARPQPRQIASLAVVALGVVVGFPLLTALALQHVTSAHSTVFVGVLPLCTAIFGVLRGGDRPRPGFWMFSLLGSALVIGYAAMGGLQASLQGDLLMLAAVLVCGLGYAEGARLSRQLGGWQVISWALALALPLMLPIAWLTRPSSFAPVPLPAWAGLAYVSLFSMLIGFIFWYRGLAQGGIAAVGQIQLLQPFLGLALAAGLLHEPVSASMLWVMAGAVACVAGARRFAR; encoded by the coding sequence ATGGACAACGCGACACGCGGCTGGATCAACGGCGGTATCGGCGTGGCGATCTTTGCCGGCTCGCTGCCGGCGACCCGGGTCGCGGTGAGCGGCTTCAGCCCGGTGTTCCTGACCTGCGCGCGCGCTAGCATCGCCGCCGCGCTGGCCCTGGCCCTGCTCACACTGCTGCGGCAAGCGCGTCCGCAGCCCCGGCAGATCGCCAGCCTGGCAGTGGTGGCATTGGGCGTGGTGGTCGGCTTTCCGCTGCTGACGGCCCTGGCCCTGCAGCACGTGACCTCCGCCCACTCGACCGTCTTCGTCGGCGTGCTGCCGCTGTGCACGGCGATCTTCGGCGTACTGCGCGGCGGCGACCGGCCACGGCCGGGGTTCTGGATGTTTTCGCTGCTCGGCAGCGCGTTGGTGATCGGTTACGCGGCGATGGGCGGACTGCAGGCGTCACTGCAGGGCGACCTGCTGATGCTGGCCGCGGTGCTGGTCTGCGGCCTGGGCTATGCCGAAGGCGCACGCCTGTCACGCCAGCTGGGCGGCTGGCAGGTCATCAGCTGGGCACTGGCCCTGGCCTTGCCGCTGATGCTGCCGATCGCCTGGCTGACCCGGCCGTCCAGTTTCGCGCCGGTCCCGCTGCCGGCCTGGGCAGGACTGGCGTACGTGTCGCTTTTCAGCATGCTGATCGGCTTCATCTTCTGGTATCGCGGCCTGGCCCAGGGCGGCATCGCCGCGGTCGGGCAGATCCAGCTGCTGCAGCCGTTCCTGGGCCTGGCGCTGGCCGCCGGGCTGCTGCACGAACCGGTCAGCGCCAGCATGCTCTGGGTCATGGCTGGCGCGGTGGCCTGCGTGGCCGGCGCACGCAGGTTTGCGCGCTGA